A genome region from Thermoplasmatales archaeon includes the following:
- a CDS encoding transposase has protein sequence MKETIEKWCKKEGIEVEYTPPYYPQAKGKIERAIRTFNEEFLKLKKVFENVLLLLQEFIEWFNNHRYHMGIHDYPANVYFSKNVTDVT, from the coding sequence TTGAAAGAAACTATTGAAAAATGGTGTAAGAAAGAAGGTATAGAAGTTGAATATACTCCTCCCTATTATCCACAAGCAAAAGGAAAGATTGAAAGAGCCATAAGAACTTTCAATGAAGAATTTCTGAAATTGAAGAAAGTTTTTGAAAATGTTCTTTTATTACTTCAGGAATTTATTGAATGGTTTAACAATCATAGATACCACATGGGTATCCATGATTATCCTGCCAATGTATATTTTTCAAAAAATGTTACCGATGTTACTTGA
- a CDS encoding alpha/beta hydrolase: MLVFVHGMWSYPEIWEPFVKYFEDRGFKCKSMDLQEINKINASFYDYLELVKGNVRKGDIVIGHSLGGLLVQKIAEEKGIKAGIAISSAPPKGIKFGKKAMLASLKYFPKIISKKPFKPDFSFARKYIFNCIDEEKARKAHEKMRNDSSKVAYEVAMNKIAVDEKKIKCPMLFIAMKDDRLSPPDMVKKIADKYGGKLLIYEGCHWFIEKWDEIADGIEDFILDLKIY, translated from the coding sequence ATGCTTGTATTTGTTCATGGAATGTGGTCCTATCCAGAAATATGGGAGCCATTTGTGAAATATTTTGAAGATAGGGGATTTAAATGCAAATCTATGGATTTACAAGAGATAAATAAAATAAATGCATCTTTTTACGATTATCTTGAATTGGTTAAAGGAAATGTAAGAAAAGGAGACATTGTTATCGGCCATTCTCTTGGCGGGCTTCTTGTTCAAAAGATTGCTGAAGAAAAGGGAATAAAAGCGGGTATTGCCATTTCCTCGGCTCCTCCGAAAGGAATAAAATTTGGGAAAAAAGCCATGCTTGCTTCATTAAAATACTTTCCAAAAATAATTTCAAAAAAGCCATTTAAACCTGATTTTTCTTTTGCAAGAAAATATATATTTAATTGTATAGATGAGGAAAAAGCAAGGAAGGCACATGAAAAAATGAGGAATGATTCATCAAAGGTTGCATATGAAGTAGCAATGAATAAAATAGCGGTTGATGAAAAGAAGATTAAATGTCCTATGCTTTTCATTGCGATGAAAGATGATAGATTATCTCCTCCAGATATGGTTAAAAAAATAGCAGATAAATATGGAGGAAAATTATTGATTTATGAAGGATGCCACTGGTTTATCGAAAAATGGGATGAAATAGCTGATGGAATTGAAGATTTTATACTTGATTTAAAAATTTATTAA